The Lineus longissimus chromosome 6, tnLinLong1.2, whole genome shotgun sequence sequence GCCTATTGAAACTGTTCTGTTCAGGACGGTTACAACACTCATCAATGGATGaaaaaatatgttatttttttattccCAAATGACCAGTTGGGTCCAGCTTAGTTCTCCCTTGGTACCAGGGCGACGCCCAATTCCATGAAAAGAATCCTCCTGCTGTGCGATCTACAgttcatttttatttgtatatttaacttcttttcAGATATGATAGCAAAAGTGATTGGCGGGGACATGTCTGCCCTCAATGACCCGATGTCGGTGAGTTGATATGATTTGAGCAAATTGGTAAAACAAAACTCAGCTGAGTCCTCCAAGGCCATGCAATCGATAACTAGGATGTGAGATGTCTGTTTTTAGATGCATTTACTTCTTTTCCTCATGTAAAAAGTAGATGTAGCCCAGTGGCAGTGGTAAGCGCGATGAGGTGGCCCAGTGGCAGTGTGGTAAGCGTGATGAGGTGGCCCAGTGGCAGTGTGGTAAGCGTGATGAGGTGGCCCAGTGGCAGTGTGGTAAGCGTGATGAAGTGGCCCAGTGGCAGTGTGGTAAGCGTGACGAGGTGGCCCAGTGGCAGTGTGGTAAGCGTGATGAGGTGGCCCAGTGGCAGTGTGGTAAGCGTGATGAGGTGGCCCAGTGGCAGTGTGGTAAGCGTGATGAGGTGACCCAGTGGCAGTGTGGTAAGCGTGATGAGGTGGCCCAGTGGCAGTGTGGTAAGCATGATGAGGTGGCCCAGTGGCAGTGTGGTAAGCGTGATGAGGTGGCCCAGTGGCAGTGTGGTAAGCATGATGATGTGGCCCAGTGGCAGTGTGGTAAGCGTGATGAGGTGGCCCAGTGGCAGTGTGGTAAGCGTGATGAGGTGACCCAGTGGCAGTGTGGTAAGCGTGATGAGGTGGCCCAGTGGCAGTGTGGTAAGCATGATGAGGTGGCCCAGTGGCAGTGTGGTAAGCGTGATGAGGTGGCCCAGTGGCAGTGTGGTAAGCGTGATGAAGTGGCCCAGTGGCAGTGTGGTAAGCGTGATGAGGTGGCCCAGTGGCAGTGTGGTAAGCGTGATGAGGTGGTCCAGTGGCAGTGTGGTAAGCGTGATGAGGTGGCCCAGTGGCAGTGTGGTAAGCGTGATGACGTGTTTTTTGGATCTGCAGAAAAGAAGTGGATGTTACCTTAAAATGTGAGTTATCATACGTCATGCGCTAACCCATCAACTTTTCATTTTTACAGCTGGTGATGTACGGTATCGGTTTCGGAATCTGTTTTGCTATTGGTATactcttcgtcatcatcatgccGATCGTCGGATGCTGTTTCTGCTGCTGTCGTCTCTGCGGTAATTGTGGCGGGAAGAAAATACACAAGCCAGAAAATATCAGCAATTGTCATCGAATTGCGTTTACAGTTCTTGGGTTTGTGATGGCGACTTTCATCATGTGAGTAGTACTATCATGGCACGGTTTCACCCCAGATAAACTCTCAAAGGATTTGAGAAGACAGATATGTACCTTCAAAAAAGTCAAGCAAATCGCAATATTTACGAGTTTTTAGACCTTATGGTTTAGATTTGTGATGAAAATCAGCTTTGCATATGATCCAATAAAAATTAGGTGGCTATATAGATAACTTAATCTTCTCCATTTTGCCAGGATTCCTGCTGCCTGCTCATTAGTGGCCAACAATCAAACCACAAAGACTCTGAATAATGTGGGAACAGTGGCTGTGAACAATATCAACGATTTGGAGACTTTCCTGGGCAATGTGATCTTGGTAGGTACCTGGACGCTCCCCAAAGAGTAATGCTTTTTCATATTGTACTAACCCGAGTGGACTGCCTAAAGGTTTTAAGTTTTATGTTGTgtcaaaaaaattataaatcATTCGAGGTTTTGAAAGGAGCCTTGTTGAGGCCGAGACAGTCATCTAAAATGTATAGTGAATACATAATGGATGACTGTCTTGCCTTGCCTTGGGCTGTAAAGCTCATTATTAGACACATGACCTAATTCATCAGTTGGGTGTAAACCTTTTCTGATTCAATCACAAATGAGATATTGGCACCCTGTGGTGTCTTTTCATTACCCGCTAATTTGATCTCAGTGTGGAGAAGGCCCcaagatcaatattttttttatcatgACAACCGGGAAGTTCGTCTTGCAATGGTGATTCCAATTGAGACTAAAACGAATATCATTTTAGTGAGACATGATTATAAAGAGGGCTTTGACATGGATGGCTCCATGTAGGGGAATTgatcatgaaatttttcatcACAATGTGTTACATTTTAATAGGATGATTCATTTGAAATGTCTGAGGCGAATCCAGGACTCGGCAAGTTTTAGTGGGTCAGCCCTCACTCGACCTTGTTGGAAGCACAGGGAGGTGTTCCAGGTATCCTGGATACCGCCAGAGCTCAGATAGGGTTGGATTGTGATTTTTGTGTATGCGTATTCATGCTTATCTATTTGGCTTTCAAAATATGTATGGTCTTTAGGATATATCTCAAAAAGTTTTGCCATAAAAGGAAAAAAGGAAATCTCCTGAAGGGAAAATTTATCATAAAGGCTAACTTATATTGGCTTAGCCTTAGATTCTGAAACCTTTGGTATACCTTGTAGAAATTATTAAATGATTGCCAGGTTGATAATATTTCCATAATGCAGTATTATATTATTTTACTCTGGAATTCTATTATACTATGGTCTTGATATGATTTCAGGAAGTCAATCATGCCTCTCTGACAAACTACAACTTCACTGCAAGCGTCCTCAAGCGAGACTTGGACAGTAAGTGCAAATGCATGAtttcatgtacagtggaaccccggtaacacgaccactcatgggaccgaggttgaatggttgcGTTACCatggtggtcgcgttagtgacgttgaaaatccggggacaaaatgcatgattaggttttcccgccaaaattgttgaacttattcaaaattctgaaaaattttcaaagtttatAAGTCGGCGCAGATCAGTCAGCGAgattcggcctgatgaacatacTTCCAGTAGGACCTGCTATAGGGTTCCAATCAGAAACTCGTGTATCACTTGATGATGTATCAACAGCTTTGATACCAACTCAGGCATTTCAGTTCCAAGAATGTTCTTCATTGAAACAAGAAGTTTTAAGATTGCCCTACATTGATATTCCTCGAATCCTTTCAGATATCGGCGTGATTCTCGGCGAGAAACTTCGAGATGAAATGATAAAGAAGTTTAAGATTGATGTCATGTTCCAGAAGATTATTGCCCTCGATACCTGTAAGTAGTCATAATGTTACAATGCAGCATCCGCTCATCACCGCTGCTATAACTTTCTATATTACCGTGTCTTCTAGTCATGGTATTCTAACCATAAAGCTAACAATGTAACTTCAAGTTCTTTTATACCAACAAGTATATACTTGATACCAAGTATAAAGCCATGACAATTTAAAttttatttatcatttattataACTTTTATCAAGTAAAGGTGTAATACAATCCATCGTGTTTCTTCCAGCAATGCAAAAGCTGAATGGCGCCTTCAATTCGGCTGCTACCCAACAAACAGCATTCAAAACTGCATCGGATGACTTGAAGGCAAAGTTAGATACTGAGCGAGGCAAAGTCGTTGCCACACAGGGTGTAACGGGTTGTTCAGGCGTAGTATCATGCAATACCTATCCGACAGCTACATTGGATATTGACTCGAACCCTGCTTTGGTAGGTATAACTATTCCTCTATCATGAGGTTAAAGATGTTTGGAAATGTTTTCGCATGGCTCTCATTTCTCAAGTTTCTCTTCAAATTTGGTGAAAGGAAACCTCCCTCAAATGAATATTGACATTTAAATCATTCCAATCTTCAATCAACTGCGACAGTTCCTGAAAATGAGGACTTTTGCAGGATAGGTTTCCCATGCCAAAGTCAACTATCAGTAGCCTTATTTCCTCTGGTAGCTTCTATCCTGGTATAAATGTAAAATGTGAGGCCCCACATATTGGGAGAGGATCATCGATGTCTCAAATCATGGACTCTGTATATTGATTTTCATCCAGCGAATGTATAGGATATGATCAGGCATCATATTGTTTTAATTGTGTTGATTCTCTTTTGAAGATACCAAACATAGATACCACAGATATAAACGCTGCTGCATCAAAGAATCTCACAGATGAGTTTGAAAAAGTAGGTATCATGAGCATGTTCTCTTTTTGCTATGAAAGATTTCCTTTCAATTCTGGCTTGAGCACAGGATTATAGATCCGACTTAGTTCCTCTAGCTTTGTCTTACCTTGGCTGATCTCTCACAGTCTCACAGTGACATTGACCCGGCCTCCAGGGATTGTGACCCGGGCTTGAAATAACCCTTGAAAATTGTCTTTTgaagcatgaaattttcaactAACTGTTAACTTAAAAACTATTACAACACTAATAGACTCCCTATCCAGAAAGTTGAAATCTCAAGAAGTGACAAGACCGTGATGTGAATGGTGCAAGCAaggtgttttattttcatgatgttGGCAAATAACCTTTATTCGATGAACATTCCTTACCACCTTACCACCTTACCACCTTACCACCTTACCACGTTACCACCTTTCCACCTTACCACCTTGCCACGTTACCACCTTACCACCTTACCACCTTGCCACCTTACCACCTTACCACCTTACCACCTTACCACCTTACCACCTTACCACCTTTCCACCTTTCCACCTTACCACCTTACCACCTTACCACCTTACCCCGTTACCACCTTACCACATTACCACGTTACCACCTTACCACCTTACCACCTTACCACCTTACCACCTTACCACCTTTCCACCTTTCCACCTTACCACCTTACCACCTTACCCCGTTACCACCTTACCACGTTACCACCTTACCACGTTACCACCTTACCACGTTACCACCTTACCACGTTACCACCTTACCACGTTACCACCTTACCACGTTACCACCTTCCCACCTTGCCACCTTACCACCTTAACACCTTACCGCATTACCACCTTACCACCTTACCACCTTACCACGTTACCACCTCACCACGTTACCATGTTACCACCTTACCACCTTACCACCTTACCCCCTTACCACATTACCACGTTACCACATTACCGCCTTACCACCTGCTCTATTTGCAGTCAACAAAGAGTTTCTATGATATCCCAACAACGATTCAGACTGATACAGCTACAGTGAGAGCGGGTGAGCTGCTTAATTTATGCTATAACtttctttcaaacattttgtgtttCTGTTAGTGTGTTGTCATGATTTGTTATGCATGaagtgcagatgacgtcatcatcgacATGATACTGGATAGCGAACACATGGTGATGAGCCAAGCACTGCCCTCTTTGGCATTGTATAGGAAGTAACCCCGATTTGCAAACATAAAAATCACCCAAAAATATTGAGAAAACACACCGTCACATGTTTTTGATATAGTGATGCTTTTCCTGTCATCAGGAGTGACCATGGGTTGGCTGCAAGTGATGTCAAGTgctttttgtttctttaaaaaTATCTTCATATTCCAGACGCAATCCAAAAAATTGATTCCTTTTACTCGACCATCAACAATGCGATGAAGCAGGTCAGCGGACTCACAAACAACGTAAGTCATTTACACTTtcaaaaacgtttacatcaaacCATAAGTTGTCTTTATGATATTCAAAGCATTGGAATGATGCACCTGATAACGAGGGAAGTCTCCAGtcaagaactacatgtacttcaaacatGGCCTGCAAAATATCTGAATTTTAAATTGAAATAGTAAAATGTCCAGGTTtacccatcttgaccctcaagccttgaaTCCCCTCCCCTGACCCAGACTCTGTTACACCAactaactctgatggttcagaatgaggtttaccatacatgtccatgaaatgaaatgaaatgtttttttgatATTCTCCAGTTGGGTGTGCTGACTGACGCAAAGAAAATGATTACGGAATACACTGGTCAGATTGGGCCATATGACAAGTACCGGTAAGTACTGCTCACTTATCAAATCATGCACAATTGGTTATGTCAAGTTCACCTTGCCCTCAACTGAAGGAAGAAGGGCATTTCACAGTCTCTAAAATTTGCCTTTGACGTATTCATGGAGTTACATGTTGGGAAAAGAAACATTGTTGAAAACTGTAGGAGGCTATGAGCCTTCTGTCACAGTCTGGCAGTCATCGCCTGGCAATAAGATatagttggaccaacagtaaatacgtCTGAACGAATGGTGTAGTGCTTAATGATTGATGTCTATTCATTTCAGATGGTATGGTGGCATAGGCCTTGGTTGCCTTCTCATCATGATTGCGGGGTTCCAGTACATCGGATGCATAATTGGGGCTGTCACGTACAGACCAAAGGTGGATCCAACTGAGAGAAGCTGCTGTAATCAGACTGGTGCAAACTTTCTTATGGCGTGAGTTTCTTGTCAGTCTTATTTCTCTTACACTCTTGCATCATATACCGTCATCATCCAGCGTGTGTTTTGATCATTAGTTCAACCATTTATAAGAAGCTGCGGTGGTGTAGAGGCTCGGGTCTCTGACTCAGGAGGTGAAACTTTGGCGGTCCTGTTCCGTCTGCTAAGTCACAGTTTGATTcgttattttctttcagatctGTTGGATTCGCTTTCATCTTCTCCTGGCTGCTAATGCTGCTCACCAGTCTGACCTTCAtcgtaggaggaaacctacagaAGCTGATGTGCGAGCCCCTCCTTGAtccaaattttaaaatttttaagaCAGTAAGCTTCAGGAATTTTAGACTCTTTTGCTAGCAAACAAAATGACTATGGCCGCGTTAAACATGTAACTCTCAAATGATTATATCATGGCTCACTGCGTTATGATGAACATCACAATTTACTCCATTGCAAAGTCATGACACTGTCATTTCCTTATTATTCGAATATTTATGTTGACGACATATCTTTACCAAGATAAGCCACCAAAACTTAATTTAATGTAGATTACACGAATACCTTTCCCTCATTAGGTTACATGACCTTGGCCTGATTATTCGTTTGCGTTTAGCATAACGTAAAGCTGGAAATGTTTGTTACCCTTTTATCATCGCCGTTTTAGCAATACCGAGATAATCGTGAAATAACTGACCTAACAAATGAAAATCTGATTGAAATTACTATCACAgggttgtcaaaatgctaaaTTCAATGCAGGCCAAAGTTGCAACTTCACAAAATAACGAAACAAAAAATGGCCACAAGTAATTCTAGGTTTACAGTAAAGCCATCATTATACTCTCAATTCTGCAGCAGTCACAAAGATGTTATAATCATTTATCTTCAATTCCAGCTGATTGATAAACCAAACGGCATACTTGGTGACGGATATTTCCTCTCTGGCATGATCCTTggagacaataaaatcaatttGACAATTTCTGGAGTTTTAAGGTTAGTAAATATTATTTGATACGTTgctctaaaatacctggatttagaatgaaccacactttacagtgtaaatgcactgtgcGCAAACGAAGCCTTCAGCGGTTATGGTCTGAGGCAAcctcggttttggtcaacattttaactccaccctcacgttttggtgagacaaccattacctccagtgaggtatcaatgCCTTAAACATACACATGCCCTACAACAGGTAAGGAGAGGGCACCTTTTCCAGGGGGAGTAAGACTGCTACAACAGAATCCTCTGTAAATTGTTGAGAAGGTTGAATTATGGGCCTTGGGTTCCTCATCTCTTTTATAAACTTGGAATGTGCTGGACAGCAACACACTAGGCCTGTGCTGTTGGATGGACGTGCCTATGCTCATACACCCTGTTTTGTCTGAGGACAACTGATTTGATGACATGTCTCCTCGATACTGCCTTCAGTACAACCCATCAGCCCTTGTGATTCAACGTGTAGCCTTATTCAGCCCTCACCTCGGGTAATTTGCTTGTGTACATGAATGCTGACAGAATGAAGCAGCCTCTCACTTGTGAGGAATAGGTCCAAAAGGAAACCTGTTGaatctgagctaaaaatgaattcaACCAGCTCTTCTTTGTctaatcagaaaaaaattgttttttgcagTGATTGCAAGAACCATAAATCGGCTTGGAAAGCTCTGAAGCTAAATAACTTGATTGACCTCAGTTCGGCCACTGATTACAAAAGTGTAGGTTTTGATTATTTTGTCATTTGATTAGTTCATATTGATGCATTTTTTTGGTGaggatgttgtttttttcatagaAGTTTTTTGGAATTCATGTTTACCCTTTTCTTGTTACGACTTAAAAATGTGAAATTCATTCAAGCGATCGTTTCTAAGGCATTACGTTGATTAAGTTCATAAAGCTGATCCCCTAAGAATGTTGACTAAAGACAGAATATTTTGATAAGATAAGAAAAGATTAGGTCTGCATCCCTTCAAATGGTGGCAGTCttttttaatttgtttattttttcagcAATTTAATATCGAAGATGATCTTAAAAATAACAACAATATTGATCTGTCGGGCGTAACAACAGTGACAGGTGATCTCATGACAACCTTGGACAAATTAAAACAATCTCTGAATGCTGACTTCACTTTGATGATTGCAGAGGTAGGTGGTTGTGGGCAATTTCTGAGATTGGCTCCATGATATTGATACCAACTTTGGAGCAGCTAAGGTCACTTGACCTAGCGATGATCTGGATCAACCAGACAACAATGTGGGTAGAACAGTGGGGAATGCCAGTTAGCAATATTGGATGTAAAGCCATAGATATATTGAGACAGAAGTGGGAAAACTCATTTGAGAGGATGCTAAGCTGGTGGTGAAAAAGTGGATAAGGGAGGAGAGGATTGCTAAGTTTGTATGAGATTCTACAATAAAGTATTGTTTATCAATGAATGGACCAGCCAGCTAATGGCTTCGGAGACACGCTGTACGTCCAAACTCCtgtctctaatgccaggcgcctaaCGAGAAGGTTTTTTGTACCCTATAATTAACTAGCTGTGGTGGCTAACCAActggccgcatcggaaagaggttagcAGTGAGCCTTGAACCTATAACCTTCTATCAACAAGGCGGACGTCTTGACCACGAGGCGATCACGGTATATGGTACTTATTTATACAATTACAATGTAAGGTTGATTTACATTTTAGCTTTCCAAGGATTCGGTCAAGACACCCCTCACTCCTTATGCTGATGGCTTGATTAGTGAGGCGGGGAAAGCAGGAGTAACAGGAACTACTGCTGAGGGAGAACTGAGAGCAGAAGCAGCAACTATTAAAGCCCTTGATGGAACAGAGGTCCAAACTACAGACACAGCAAGAGTAAGATCATCTTAAAAATCTAACTATAAAAATTCTGATTTTGATCTTTTAGCAGTTTCTTGTGCAGTGACAGACACATTTGCATCACCTTTTTGAAGTCGTCCTTGAGTTAGAACATGTAACATTTAAGCAGCGGAGACTTCTTTTCAATGCAAAATCGATTCTTGCTGACACTTTCCATGATTGCAGAAGAGTTTGCGCGTTGTTTTTGTGGTCAATTTTGATGGTTTTCATAGCATGTCTTACGGATCAGTGCATTTAGTGTACATGATAAAGGACTTCACTGTTTCCACTGACGTAAAGTTGGCAAATGCTACATGTACTGGTGATATATTGTTATACTGTTTAATTGACCAAGTGAGACGGAGTCGGTCAATCACCGAACGTGATGAATGTGTAGCAGTTGACCTTCTCATCCATTGTTTACTTTCAGGTAGCCTTCAATGCTTCTCTCACCACAATTCAAACAGATAAGTTGCAGGTTCAGGTAAGTTTTATCCAGGACTGGCCCTCGAGATTCTTCCTATGTCATGTTACGACATTTACGACTCTGTCCTCATAAGAGCAAAAGCGGACCTGACGACCTCTAATCTGtcttttctgttttgttttcagCTTGATATCGATGCTGTTAACACTTCACTGATTGATCTACAATCCTACCTACAGAACAATGCAAGTACGCTTGTCACCACGGTGAGTAACTTTATTATTATAAGTTCTTAAAAGATGGGTAACGGTACAAATGGCTAGAGATGAATCCCTGGACTGAGTTCAAATAGTCGTTTTTACAGGGGTGGTCGCGTTGATTGCTGATATCATGTAAAATAGTGATTTCTGACTGTAAATAAAGACATTATTCTCCTTTTTTGCTTTCAATGgcaatttcacttttttttaatACATTAAAGAGGATTTCACACACCAACGTTTCAGTCTTGTTTTTACGTTTTCtcgggcagtgaaaatgaaccttctcttTTCCTGTTTAGAAGCCccgcacagatcagtaagccaGACTTGGCCTGATGAACAATAGGGcttgcaatagggttccattccgAAACTTGcgtttgacttgatgatgcattgtATTGCTTGTACGAAGTTGGCTTTAAGTATAGACTGTTCATTATTGCAGGAAGTCGTTGTTTACGCACAGAGGTTACTTGGCATCCTGGAATCGTTTGTGAACGAGACATTGTCGGCGGTAAGTTTTTGAAGTTCCATTCTTATGTCTTTAAAGAAACACTACTGTAAGTCACCAACATTTCTTGCCtctttttattgtgtttttggcgaaaatttctaaaaaagtAAATTTCATGACTTTTATTCATTtggttatttaaaaaaaataattttcttgaTAATACTgagaaatatttgaagaaaatagcTCGGACATGTTAATTTTCTAAATGCTATTTCCTTACTTTGCTTAACCAAAAATATTGCAAGCAGATGCTCTTGGTTTATTTAAAACTCAACCAGACAacagtcaatgggtgatatgaataaagactagcaaatgcttttactccggttttgtacaggaaggcctagtgtaaatgtacatggagttttagataaaagcatttgctagtctttattcatatcacccattattaTACATCTTTTCTCTGAAACTATTAAGTTGCAAGTGGGAAAATGTTTGAAGAagttattttcatatttacCAACTGAACactatttcttcattttcaaattgtttcaTTTTGTACAATTCAGCAGACAGCACGGCCAAAGATGTCGAATTGACGCCGGGGTTGAATGAATACTATTTTCTCTTTCTAGGTGGAGAACAAAGTTGGTATTTGTACTCCTCTCTGGAATTTTTATGACTCGATCGTCGGCACTTTAGTGTGCGGGTC is a genomic window containing:
- the LOC135489119 gene encoding prominin-1-like isoform X2, with amino-acid sequence MEHFYPLVFILTFIAVAYGGTVTPAIVEDQKGNVADSSSNITWGPLPQGKPYASNDPVDYGGLAPLYKMMKTFLDVVQPNEFPYDMIAKVIGGDMSALNDPMSLVMYGIGFGICFAIGILFVIIMPIVGCCFCCCRLCGNCGGKKIHKPENISNCHRIAFTVLGFVMATFIMIPAACSLVANNQTTKTLNNVGTVAVNNINDLETFLGNVILEVNHASLTNYNFTASVLKRDLDNIGVILGEKLRDEMIKKFKIDVMFQKIIALDTSMQKLNGAFNSAATQQTAFKTASDDLKAKLDTERGKVVATQGVTGCSGVVSCNTYPTATLDIDSNPALIPNIDTTDINAAASKNLTDEFEKSTKSFYDIPTTIQTDTATVRADAIQKIDSFYSTINNAMKQVSGLTNNLGVLTDAKKMITEYTGQIGPYDKYRWYGGIGLGCLLIMIAGFQYIGCIIGAVTYRPKVDPTERSCCNQTGANFLMASVGFAFIFSWLLMLLTSLTFIVGGNLQKLMCEPLLDPNFKIFKTLIDKPNGILGDGYFLSGMILGDNKINLTISGVLSDCKNHKSAWKALKLNNLIDLSSATDYKSQFNIEDDLKNNNNIDLSGVTTVTGDLMTTLDKLKQSLNADFTLMIAELSKDSVKTPLTPYADGLISEAGKAGVTGTTAEGELRAEAATIKALDGTEVQTTDTARVAFNASLTTIQTDKLQVQLDIDAVNTSLIDLQSYLQNNASTLVTTEVVVYAQRLLGILESFVNETLSAVENKVGICTPLWNFYDSIVGTLVCGSIVDTVNGLWFCLGWATIFFIPSIIISVKLYKYLRVCRPIDPDLDKKGKKGKKNRVAPQERY
- the LOC135489119 gene encoding prominin-1-A-like isoform X1: MEHFYPLVFILTFIAVAYGGTVTPAIVEDQKGNVADSSSNITWGPLPQGKPYASNDPVDYGGLAPLYKMMKTFLDVVQPNEFPYDMIAKVIGGDMSALNDPMSLVMYGIGFGICFAIGILFVIIMPIVGCCFCCCRLCGNCGGKKIHKPENISNCHRIAFTVLGFVMATFIMIPAACSLVANNQTTKTLNNVGTVAVNNINDLETFLGNVILEVNHASLTNYNFTASVLKRDLDNIGVILGEKLRDEMIKKFKIDVMFQKIIALDTSMQKLNGAFNSAATQQTAFKTASDDLKAKLDTERGKVVATQGVTGCSGVVSCNTYPTATLDIDSNPALIPNIDTTDINAAASKNLTDEFEKSTKSFYDIPTTIQTDTATVRADAIQKIDSFYSTINNAMKQVSGLTNNLGVLTDAKKMITEYTGQIGPYDKYRWYGGIGLGCLLIMIAGFQYIGCIIGAVTYRPKVDPTERSCCNQTGANFLMASVGFAFIFSWLLMLLTSLTFIVGGNLQKLMCEPLLDPNFKIFKTLIDKPNGILGDGYFLSGMILGDNKINLTISGVLSDCKNHKSAWKALKLNNLIDLSSATDYKSQFNIEDDLKNNNNIDLSGVTTVTGDLMTTLDKLKQSLNADFTLMIAELSKDSVKTPLTPYADGLISEAGKAGVTGTTAEGELRAEAATIKALDGTEVQTTDTARVAFNASLTTIQTDKLQVQLDIDAVNTSLIDLQSYLQNNASTLVTTEVVVYAQRLLGILESFVNETLSAVENKVGICTPLWNFYDSIVGTLVCGSIVDTVNGLWFCLGWATIFFIPSIIISVKLYKYLRVCRPIDPDLDKKGKKGKKKKGMAKYIRGDSPVSPSLNRNRVAPQERY